The following coding sequences are from one Gemmatimonadota bacterium window:
- a CDS encoding NAD(P)-binding domain-containing protein → MRVVILGAGGVGSVVAGHLALHGVDTVMIARPGHARAVQQNGLRLTGLSDFRVRLPAYADASALDTADVLLITVKTKDMPRALASVKHLQVDTVASLQNGVVKNAQMARVFGAPTVVGATTMIGATLVRDGEVHYSLDGITFFGEPDGTRSTRVDRLAQTFIDAGLKAAAVENIVS, encoded by the coding sequence ATGCGGGTTGTGATTCTCGGTGCCGGTGGTGTGGGTTCGGTTGTCGCCGGGCATCTCGCCCTGCATGGGGTAGACACCGTCATGATAGCCCGGCCAGGTCACGCGCGGGCGGTCCAGCAAAACGGTCTGCGCCTCACCGGCCTGTCCGATTTTCGGGTCCGGCTACCAGCGTACGCCGATGCTTCCGCCCTCGACACGGCCGATGTCCTGTTGATTACCGTGAAGACCAAGGACATGCCGCGCGCCTTGGCCAGCGTCAAACATCTCCAGGTTGACACGGTCGCCTCACTTCAGAATGGCGTGGTGAAAAACGCTCAGATGGCTCGCGTTTTTGGTGCGCCTACCGTCGTTGGCGCGACCACCATGATCGGCGCGACCCTCGTCCGCGATGGCGAGGTCCATTATAGCCTGGACGGGATTACGTTCTTTGGCGAACCGGACGGCACGCGCTCAACGCGGGTCGACCGTCTTGCTCAGACGTTTATTGACGCCGGACTCAAGGCGGCCGCGGTCGAGAATATCGTCTC